Proteins encoded by one window of Nicotiana tabacum cultivar K326 chromosome 10, ASM71507v2, whole genome shotgun sequence:
- the LOC107825933 gene encoding BRASSINOSTEROID INSENSITIVE 1-associated receptor kinase 1, translating to MDQSVLVIWVFLRLTGLLLNLSQVAGNAEGDALYAQKTNLGDPNSVLQSWDPTLVNPCTWFHVTCNNENNVTRVDLGNANLTGQLVPQLGQLQKLQYLELYSNNISGRIPNELGNLTELVSLDLYLNNLNGPIPDTLGKLQKLRFLRLNNNSLSGRIPMSLTTIVALQVLDLSSNHLTGPVPVNGSFTLFTPISFANNQLEVPPASPPPPLPPTPSSSSSVGNSATGAIAGGVAAGAALLFAAPAIFLVWWRRRKPQDHFFDVPAEEDPEVHLGQLKRFSLRELQVASDNFSNRNILGRGGFGKVYKGRLADGSLVAVKRLKEERTQGGELQFQTEVEMISMAVHRNLLRLRGFCMTPTERVLVYPYMENGSVASRLRERPESEPPLDWPKRKRIALGSARGLAYLHDHCDPKIIHRDVKAANILLDEEFEAVVGDFGLAKLMDYKDTHVTTAVRGTIGHIAPEYLSTGKSSEKTDVFGYGVMLLELITGQRAFDLARLANDDDVMLLDWVKGLLKDKKYETLVDVDLQGNYNEEEVEQLIQVALLCTQSTPTERPKMSDVVRMLEGDGLAERWEEWQKEEMFRQDYNNVHQPHTDWIIADSTSNIRPDELSGPR from the exons ATGGATCAGTCGGTCTTGGTGATCTGGGTTTTTCTACGCTTAACTGGGCTGCTTTTGAACTTGTCACAGGTTGCCGGTAACGCTGAAG GTGATGCTTTGTATGCTCAGAAGACCAATTTGGGTGATCCTAATAGTGTTCTACAGAGTTGGGATCCAACACTTGTTAATCCTTGTACTTGGTTCCATGTGACATGCAACAATGAAAATAATGTTACTAGAGT TGATCTTGGAAATGCAAATCTAACAGGTCAACTGGTACCACAGCTTGGCCAACTCCAGAAATTGCAGTACTT GGAGCTTTATAGTAATAACATAAGCGGAAGAATTCCAAATGAACTGGGAAACTTGACAGAGTTGGTTAGCTTGGATCTTTACCTGAACAACTTAAATGGTCCAATCCCTGACACACTGGGCAAGCTTCAGAAACTACGCTTCCT GAGGCTGAATAATAACAGTTTGAGTGGACGTATTCCCATGTCTCTAACCACCATTGTTGCACTTCAAGTACT TGATCTCTCAAGCAATCATTTGACAGGACCAGTTCCAGTCAATGGTTCCTTTACGCTTTTTACTCCTATAAG TTTTGCTAATAACCAATTGGAAGTTCCTCCAGCTTCTCCgcctcctcctcttcctcctacaccctcatcttcttcttcag TGGGCAACAGTGCAACTGGAGCCATCGCTGGAGGAGTTGCTGCAGGCGCTGCTCTTCTATTTGCAGCtcctgcaatttttcttgtttgGTGGCGTCGGAGGAAACCACAAGATCACTTCTTTGATGTTCCTG CTGAAGAGGATCCAGAAGTTCATCTAGGACAACTCAAGAGGTTTTCCTTGCGTGAACTACAAGTTGCATCAGATAATTTTAGCAACAGAAATATACTTGGTAGAGGTGGATTTGGTAAGGTTTATAAGGGCCGGTTAGCTGATGGCTCTTTAGTTGCAGTGAAAAGACTAAAAGAGGAACGTACTCAAGGTGGGGAGTTGCAGTTTCAGACAGAAGTAGAAATGATCAGCATGGCTGTACACCGAAATCTACTGCGTTTAAGGGGCTTTTGCATGACTCCCACTGAGCGCGTGCTTGTTTATCCATACATGGAGAACGGAAGTGTTGCATCACGTTTAAGAG AGCGGCCTGAATCGGAGCCCCCACTTGACTGGCCAAAAAGGAAGCGTATTGCACTTGGGTCGGCAAGAGGCCTTGCTTACTTGCATGATCATTGTGATCCTAAGATTATTCATCGTGATGTCAAAGCCGCAAATATCTTATTGGATGAGGAGTTTGAAGCAGTTGTTGGGGATTTTGGGTTAGCTAAACTCATGGACTACAAGGATACTCACGTTACCACTGCTGTACGTGGTACAATTGGGCATATTGCCCCTGAATATTTATCCACTGGTAAATCTTCTGAGAAAACGGATGTGTTTGGCTATGGGGTTATGCTTCTAGAGCTCATAACTGGCCAAAGGGCTTTTGATCTTGCTCGACTTGCGAATGATGATGATGTCATGTTGCTTGATTGG GTGAAGGGACTCCTGAAGGACAAGAAATATGAAACATTAGTTGATGTAGATCTCCAAGGTAATTACAATGAAGAAGAGGTGGAGCAGCTTATTCAGGTAGCTCTACTCTGCACGCAGAGTACGCCTACAGAACGTCCAAAGATGTCGGATGTTGTTAGAATGCTTGAAGGCGATGGCCTTGCTGAGAGGTGGGAGGAATGGCAaaaggaggagatgttcaggcaAGATTACAACAATGTCCACCAGCCCCATACTGATTGGATAATAGCCGACTCCACTTCAAATATCCGACCAGATGAATTGTCGGGGCCAAGATGA
- the LOC142164694 gene encoding uncharacterized protein LOC142164694, with translation MLLFGCKMTETKPTVDVIPVMSKITENKFMVPNYMDWSKTIRLYLRSIDKENHLVDDPPKDETKSVWLKEDAKLFLQIKNSMHSEVNDLVSHCDYVKDLMDYLDFLYSGKGNLSRMYDVCQAFYHPSMQDRSLTTYFSEFKKVYDELNVILPFSPDVKVQQAQREQLAVMSFLSGLSPEFEGAKSQILSGTAISSLKEAFTRVLRTEKSHPGPTATIDSGALLSRVQKNRSHSNRNRSSDSRDLKQGEVECFYCHELGHTIRYCVKLQNKNKRSQYANIATSETISPSQSSSPPINTIPESGKTTKCLLSSSSKWVIDSGATDHMTGSYDEADYW, from the exons ATGCTATTATTCGGGTGCAAGATGACTGAAACGAAACCTACCGTTGATGTCATTCCGGTTATGTCCAAAATTACGGAGAATAAGTTCATGGTTCCCAATTACATGGATTGGAGTAAGACGATCCGTCTTTATTTGCGGAGCATCGACAAAGAGAACCACTTGGTTGATGATCCACCCAAGGATGAGACTAAATCAGTCTGGTTAAAGGAGGATGCAAAATTGTTTCTCCAAATCAAGAATTCGATGCACAGTGAGGTAAATGATCTAGTTTCTCATTGTGATTATGTGAAGGATCTAATGGATTATTTAGATTTTTTGTACTCTGGCAAAGGAAATTTGTCTCGCATGTATGATGTGTGCCAGGCATTTTACCATCCATCTATGCAAGATCGCTCTCTCACCACTTACTTCTCAGAGTTTAAGAAGGTGTATGATGAGCTTAATGTTATATTACCGTTTAGTCCAGATGTGAAGGTACAACAGGCTCAGCGTGAACAACTGGCGGTCATGAGTTTCCTTTCTGGTCTTTCTCCCGAATTTGAAGGGGCCAAATCGCAGATTTTATCTGGGACTGCTATCTCTTCCTTGAAAGAGGCCTTTACAAGAGTGTTGCGTACTGAAAAGTCTCATCCAGGTCCGACAGCCACGATCGATAGTGGTGCTCTGCTTAGCCGCGTCCAAAAGAATAGGAGTCATAGTAATCGCAATCGGAGTAGCGATAGTCGAGACCTAAAGCAAGGGGAAGTTGAATGTTTTTATTGTCATGAGCTCGGTCATACCATACGTTATTGTGTGAAGCTTCAGAATAAGAACAAAAGATCTCAGTATGCCAACATCGCCACTTCCGAGACTATTTCACCATCTCAGTCATCATCTCCTCCTATCAATACTATCCCCGAGTCAGGTAAAACCACTAAGTGTCTCCTCTCTTCGTCATCCAAATGGGTCATTGATTCTGGTGCCACAGATCATATGACAG GATCTTACGACGAAGCAGATTATTGGTAA